A window from Chrysemys picta bellii isolate R12L10 chromosome 2, ASM1138683v2, whole genome shotgun sequence encodes these proteins:
- the LOC112060303 gene encoding nucleoplasmin-like isoform X1, producing MSSSLLLSSPRSEEEKPIAVLWGCELNTSTRRCVVMEEDDFLEHLVLLKTICLSAEAKDEPHVVAVASKNTYGDNRAVPIASLRLSVLPMISLDGFEFIPPVAFELKSGTGPVYLNGQHLILEDDAEYEARGGWLAEESFSSAVVEEDTDRSAEAVQPPAAVCVECTSRTLPLENFRL from the exons ATGAGTTCATCTCTCCTGCTCTCTAGTCCGCGTTCTGAAGAAGAGAAACCCATTGCTGTCTTGTGGG GCTGCGAGCTGAACACCAGCACCAGGAGGTGTGTGGTGATGGAAGAAGACGACTTCTTGGAACACCTGGTGTTACTGAAAACG ATCTGTCTCAGTGCAGAGGCCAAGGACGAACCGCACGTGGTGGCAGTAGCTTCAAAAAACACCTACGGTGACAACAGGGCAGTGCCCATCGCTTCACTGAGGCTCTCTGTCCTACCCATG aTCAGTCTTGATGGCTTTGAATTTATCCCTCCTGTTGCCTTTGAATTAAAGTCTGGAACTGGGCCAGTTTATCTCAATGGACAACATCTAATCT TGGAAGATGATGCAGAATATGAAGCCAGAGGAGGATGGCTAGCAGAGGAGTCGTTCTCTTCAGCTGTTGTGGAAGAAGATACA gacaggtctgctgaagctgtccagccccctgctgcagtGTGTGTGGAGTGTACCAGCAGGACTCTGCCCCTGGAAAACTTCAGACTCTAA
- the LOC112060303 gene encoding nucleoplasmin-like isoform X2, whose protein sequence is MSSSLLLSSPRSEEEKPIAVLWGCELNTSTRRCVVMEEDDFLEHLVLLKTICLSAEAKDEPHVVAVASKNTYGDNRAVPIASLRLSVLPMISLDGFEFIPPVAFELKSGTGPVYLNGQHLILEDDAEYEARGGWLAEESFSSAVVEEDTVTEFNSSQLTYGQVC, encoded by the exons ATGAGTTCATCTCTCCTGCTCTCTAGTCCGCGTTCTGAAGAAGAGAAACCCATTGCTGTCTTGTGGG GCTGCGAGCTGAACACCAGCACCAGGAGGTGTGTGGTGATGGAAGAAGACGACTTCTTGGAACACCTGGTGTTACTGAAAACG ATCTGTCTCAGTGCAGAGGCCAAGGACGAACCGCACGTGGTGGCAGTAGCTTCAAAAAACACCTACGGTGACAACAGGGCAGTGCCCATCGCTTCACTGAGGCTCTCTGTCCTACCCATG aTCAGTCTTGATGGCTTTGAATTTATCCCTCCTGTTGCCTTTGAATTAAAGTCTGGAACTGGGCCAGTTTATCTCAATGGACAACATCTAATCT TGGAAGATGATGCAGAATATGAAGCCAGAGGAGGATGGCTAGCAGAGGAGTCGTTCTCTTCAGCTGTTGTGGAAGAAGATACAGTAACTGAATTTAATTCTAGCCAACTTACATATG gacaggtctgctga
- the LOC112060303 gene encoding nucleoplasmin-like isoform X3: MEEDDFLEHLVLLKTICLSAEAKDEPHVVAVASKNTYGDNRAVPIASLRLSVLPMISLDGFEFIPPVAFELKSGTGPVYLNGQHLILEDDAEYEARGGWLAEESFSSAVVEEDTDRSAEAVQPPAAVCVECTSRTLPLENFRL, translated from the exons ATGGAAGAAGACGACTTCTTGGAACACCTGGTGTTACTGAAAACG ATCTGTCTCAGTGCAGAGGCCAAGGACGAACCGCACGTGGTGGCAGTAGCTTCAAAAAACACCTACGGTGACAACAGGGCAGTGCCCATCGCTTCACTGAGGCTCTCTGTCCTACCCATG aTCAGTCTTGATGGCTTTGAATTTATCCCTCCTGTTGCCTTTGAATTAAAGTCTGGAACTGGGCCAGTTTATCTCAATGGACAACATCTAATCT TGGAAGATGATGCAGAATATGAAGCCAGAGGAGGATGGCTAGCAGAGGAGTCGTTCTCTTCAGCTGTTGTGGAAGAAGATACA gacaggtctgctgaagctgtccagccccctgctgcagtGTGTGTGGAGTGTACCAGCAGGACTCTGCCCCTGGAAAACTTCAGACTCTAA